Sequence from the Rhodothermia bacterium genome:
TTAAAGAAGATTTTGCAGAACTGTTAACCCATGATTCCTACTTAATCCAATTAAGATTATTGGTTGGAAAGTCGAGGACAAAATTGGAGAAAGTATTGCAGGTTTTTAGCCCTGAATATAAGACTTCAGACAATCACCAAGTAAATTTTAAAGGTGATTTAAACGAGCCTTTGGTAAAAAAAATAGTCGCCCGATTGGAAAGAGCAATGGCAAGTGAGGAGATACGAGAAAAAATGGATGTTGAGGACGAAATAGACCGCATATTTGAACGAGAGTTGGCAAAGTTGGCTTCGGAAAAAGACAAGATTATTGCAGCCAAAGACCAAGCTTTAGAAGTTGAGCGGCAAAAAGCAGAAGTTGAGCGACAAAAAGCAGAAGTCGAGCGACAAAAAGCAGAAGTCGAGCGACAAAAAGCAGAAGTCGAGCGACAAAAAGTAGAAGACCTATTAAAAGAGTTAGCGGAATTGCGCAAGCAAATGAAAAATAAAAATATGCCTTGAAAACCTTTTTGAAAAACGAAAGGTAGCAAAAAGTGACATAAAAATCGCCTACGAAAAACAGCGTGGTACTTGTCCAAGCCTCCGAACAGTCAAACCTAATCCCTATGCTCGGCGGTTCTTGTATGGTGCTTCTATTGACTTCTGCCGTTTTCGGGTACGATAAAACGATACCAATAAATGATCTATAAAGGCGACTTGATTACAACAATCAATACGAACTTTGGCGAAAATGCAAACACCGAAATTTTGGTTTGATTAATCCTCCAGCGCTTATTAAAACCAATGGGTAAGTAGGTAGAGAATTGCACCGACCATCCCACCGACGATGGTTCCATTAATCCGAACAAATTGCAGATCACGGCCAATATTGATTTCCACCCGATCTACCATCGTCTGAGCATCCCACTTGCGCACGGTTTCGCTAATAAAGACCGCAACCTCGGAGCCGCGCGTGGTGACAATCTCTGTAATCAACAGCTCAACATTCCGGTTGATGGAGGTTCTGACGTCTTCGTCGCGCAACATGGCTTCGCCCAAACTCACTGCACCTTGTTGGAGTCGTAGCCTGATTTGTGAATCGTCTTTGGTGAGGTCTTCTTTGATCCGGCTTTTCAAGGTAGTCCAAATTTCGCCCAAATACGTGCGGATTTCCTCGCGCTCTAAGAGTTGTTGTTTAATGTCGGAAAGTTTTAGTTGCCATTCGGGGTTTTCTTGCAGGTTAACCGCCATGTCCTTTACGCCCGAAAAGATCAACTTTCTAAAGCGATGTTGTGGGTCATCTAAAATGTGGAGTAACTCTCCGGGCGTCCGCCGAATGACTTGTTTTAGGAAAGTCCGTTGCACCCAATTCAGATTTTCATCCATCCACCATTCAATTTTTTCTTTGTTCCGATCTAAGCCCTCCGCGGTGTTGATCAGGAGAAAATCCAAGAGGTCTTTAAAACGGTCGCTATCCATCATACTTTCCATCAGGCGGCCCAAACGTGGGGCAAGATCCGTTTTGAGGAGTTCTTCGGTCACGTTTTGATGGATAAATGTCCGTATATGGTCGTCATTGAGCCGATCAAGCAGGTTGGGAATGCCGGATGTTAACGCCTGAAGTACATTCCGAGTTTTCTCACCGTCGGATAGCCATTCACCAATTTTTTGCCCTAAGTTAAGTTGTGTCAACTTGGTTTGAATCAGGGCTGGGGTGAGGAAGTGTTTATAAACAAAATTGCCTAATGCCGAGCCAATTCTGTCCTTGTTTTTGGAAATAATGGCCGTATGTGGGATTGGTAGCCCCATTGGATGCCTAAAAAGCGCCGTTACCGCAAACCAGTCCGCCAAGCCCCCAACCATGGAGGCTTCGGCAATGGCTTTAACCAATCCCCACCAATAACCACTTTGGTTTAGCGCAATAACAAAAATTACCGCCGAGACAATTAAAAGTCCGGTGGCCATTCGTTTCATGTTTATAAGTTGGCGTCGCTTTTCTTCATCGGAGGCTTGCGGCGTAAAAGGGGTGGCTTCCATCTATTTGGTTTAGGTTGAACAAGACACTGCTCTAACGTGAGAAGATGAACTTAGATGCACATCAATAGATTTCTTTTGTGTTAACCAAGGCCATAAGCCCCCAATTCTTCGCCAATTTCCACATGAGGATACCGGAGACGATCTTTCGCTAAGTGTCTTTCCGAAATCCCCTTCGGAACATGCACCAAGACCAGTCGCTTGGCCTTCGAGGCAATGGCAATGTCTGTTGCTTCCGAAATACTCGAATGTACATTCGGCAGGGTTCCTTCGATCAGATTAGCTTCATGTACCAGAAGGTCAGCATTTTCGGCCAAGTGTTGAACTGCTGGGCAGGGCGAAGTGTCGCAAGAGTAAGCTGTGACGAACAGACTTTTTTTGTGAACCACACGCATGCCCAGTGTTGGAACAGGGTGGAACGTAGGGCTTGTGGTAATGGCCCACGTATCGTCTTCATATGCCGCCACGCCTTCGGAAAGCGGTAGTACATGCCAAACAATCTCCGCCATTCCTTTCCAACTTGGCAATCCAAAAACTTCAAAAGCCCGCCGCGTTTGTGTCAATCCTTTTTCGGGGCCATAGAGGTGTATGGGCGTGTGGATGCCCGCAAGCCACCTTTTTTCCATGAAAAGTGGAAATCCGCCACAATGGTCGGGATGTTCATGGGTAATGAACAAGGCTTTAAGGTCTTCCAATGGGCAATTTGCGGCTTGGAGCCTTTGTAATAAATCGCCTCCACAGTCCACCGCAATTAGAGATTCCTTGTCCTGAAATGCCAACATGGTGGTGGTACGCCAAGCATCCGTATAACCGGCGCCCGTCCCCAAAAGATGCAAAAAAGCCATTGTCTTGTGTGGTTCTGATGGATTTTATAAAATCTTGGAATATACCATTGTGCAGATGAAGGCTTTTGGAAAAAAGTTTGTCCGGAAGTCAAAATAAAGAAGGAGAACAATTATAAGAGCCCATATTTCAGATTGGTTGTTGAAGGAGTGTTATTTTGCTTTTGCCTTCATATGTACCACAACTGTTCTATTTTTGTCGTGCCACCGTGTAATAAACCAGATTGATCAATGCGTCACGGGCAGGAGATTCTGGAAAGGTAAGGAGCATTTCGCGTGCTTCTTGGGCATATTGCATCATCATCTTTCGTGTATAGGAAATGCCTTGTTGTTTTCGGACAAAGTCTTGTATGTAGCTGATGTCTGAATGGGTTTTCTTCTTTTTACGAACCAAGTTCAAAATGGATTTGCGCTCGGAGGTGGTTGCATTCTTAAGCGCATAAATAAGGGGAAGTGTCATTTTTTTCTCTTGAAGGTCTATGCCGAGCGGCTTCCCGACATCATCCGTCCCAAAGTCAAAGAGATCATCACGGATTTGGAAAGCAATTCCCAGTTTTTCTCCGACGGACTTCATCTTTTGGATATCGTCTTCATTTTCTGTTGTACTGGCTGCGCCACAGGCCAAACAAGCTGCAATCAACGAGGCCGTTTTATCCGATATGATTTGCAAATACGTTGCTTCGTCAATGTCCAAATGGCGGGTTTTTTCCAATTGTAGCAGTTCACCCTCGCTCATCCGGCGGATTGCATCGGACAGGAGGTGTAGTTGGCGATAATCTTTATAGTCTAAGGAGAGCAATAAGCCCTTACTCAGCAAAAAATCGCCAAACAATACCGCAACCTTGTTTTTCCAGAGTGCATTGATGGAGAAAAGTCCTCGTCGGCGGTCTGCTTCATCCACCACATCGTCATGTACCAAAGAGGCAGTATGCAATAACTCGACCAAAGCAGCCGATCGGTGGGTCGCTTCGGTGGTCTCGCCTGTAGTTTTTGCGGCCAACAAGACCAATGTGGGTCTTATTCTTTTCCCTTTCTGTCGCAAGACATACCGGGTCACTAAACTTAATAAACGGTGGGAGGATTTCATCGCACTTTGAAAATACCGATCGAATGCCTTTAAGTCGGCGGCAATGGGCTGCTGGATTTCCTGCATGGAAATAGGTTTGCCATTTAACGGGCTGTGTGTTGAGGTGCGGTTTTGGGTGGTTTCCAATGCAGTCATATTAATTTTTTGCCCAATCAGGGGGAGGTTACAGTGGCGAGTAATGGGTGAGGTTTTATGGTATGGGTTAAGGAAACGGCTTTGAAGTCTGTTTACGATAAATACGGTAAAAGTTATTGCAGTGGGGTGAAAAGATCGGTAAAGAAAATTTGTGCGAACTCTTTTGCCCCTTCAATATATCGTGGGCTGGGATGAATGGTCAATTCGGAAGCGATGAGATAAATCTTTTTGCGTTTATAGGCGCGTGTTTGTGCGATGTAGGGATGTTTCTGTATGAGTTCGTGTAGGGACTTGGCAACATCGGGGGTGATGATCATAAAGTCGGCAGGCGCATTGGTAATAAAGGATGGTTGCAAAACCTGTTTGCCCCCGGAGAGTTTTGAGGTCAGGCTGTATCCTCCCGCATCTTCGATCAAGGTGTTAAGATGGCTCTCTTTCCCATAGCCCTGAAGTGCTTTTTCGCCCGTCATGAATAATGCACTGGGGCGGCCAACACTGATCAGGCTCCGGATGGAGCGCCACTGCGCAGTAAGGGTATCCGTGGCGTTTCTGGCGCGGAAATCAGTGCCAAAATAGGTTCCCAATTCCTGCATCGTGCGTGAAATGTCCTGCCAGTTGCGAAAAGAGAAAAGACGAACATTAAAGCCCAAATCCTTTAATTTTGCAGCAGAATCAGACGATTCCGATCCTTGCGTACCAATAATCCAGTCCGGATTCAATTTCCGAATGGCCTCAATATCTAAGGGCGACACCCCAACCCGCGACACCGAATCTGGAAACATGCCATCACGCTCTTCCGAAGAAAGCCCCACAATATAGCCTCCCGCGCCGGCGCCATACATCAGGTCGGTCATGCCTTGGTCTAATGTAATGACCCGTTTGTAAGCCTCTGGAGAAACTTCATCGGCGCCAGAAGGCACGATGCCTAACGTCCGACTAATTTGATCCGTACCATCCGAGATAACCTCGCAGGCCGGCAAGAGAAGTAGAACGCAATAAAAATAAAGCTGACAAAAGAATTTGGGAAGCATTGGGGGATATACTATCTTCCGAAAAAACTCAATTTAGGTTTTTTGGGCTATCTTTTCAAGTTTACATGCAATATGTCTTTATTCTAAACCCAACGGCTGGTAACGGTTTTGCCATAAAACAGCGCCCAATCATAGAAAAACACCTCCGCCAGAAGTCGGTTTCCTACACTATAGTCGAAACCACAAGATCGGGTCATGCGGAAGAACTCGCGTATAAATGGGCGAATAAAGCCGATGTTGTGGTGGCTGTGGGTGGTGATGGAACGGTGCATGAAGTGGGCTGTGGGTTAATTAAAGCGGGTTGCTTGGCTACATTTGGTGTACTTCCTTTAGGGACTGGGAACGACTACGCCAAAGTCCTTGGGATGCCACACAAAATCGAACCCGCTTTGGAAATATTGCTCAATGCCAAAACACATATACAAGCCGATTATGGCCGGATGACGATCCATGAACCTGCCGGAAAAAAAGTAGTGGATTTTATCAACCAAATGGGCATTGGTTTTGAAGCTCAGGCGGCATATTTTGCCAATGGATTAAAAATGATTCCGGGTAAAACCTTGCCTTATCTAATGGCGGTTTTAAAAACCTTGTTTTTTTGGCGTTTCCCATCGGTGAAAATCTGGTTAGAAGACGAGTTGTACTTTGAAGGAAGGTTCATTTTGGCAGATTTCGCCAATGGATTTTGTACTGGAGGTGGGTTCAAGTTGACGCCCAATGCCATCGCAGATGATGGTTTGCTGGAGGTTTGTATTTTTCAAAAAGCCAGTATTCCACGTATTTTGCACGTTTTGCCAAAAACCCTCACAGGGGAACACATCCATCTGCCCGAAGTTCACATGTCACGTACACGGTCGGCGGTGATCAAAAGCCAAATTCCTTTGCCCGTTCATGCCGATGGTGAAATACTATCCCTTGAAGCCTCTACCATTGAGGTGGAGATATTGGAGAGGCGCCTTCGCATAATTTCCGCAAAATGAAACGATACTTCTTTAAATAAATCGGTTTCCAAGGTTATTTTCCAATTTGATTTCGTAATCGAATAAACCAAACAACGACCATGAAATTGCAACTGAAATACATCTCGCTTCTTACTTTGTTTGGGAGCCTAATGGCTTGTACGGGCCCGAAAGACCCGAACAATGGCGAAAATAAGGGCTATTCTGGCAAAATGTCGGACTATGAAAACTTTGACGCTGGGGCTTATCCAGAGCGATCCGCCAATAGTAATGCGCCCGTAACAGTAACACATGATGTTCCCGAAACGTTGTTGCGCAAGGATACACAGCCGCCCGTAATTAATCCGACACCGCCTGTAACGCCACCTACCGATCCCAAGCCTCCAACAACTGGAACGACCCGCGCAGGGTTTAGGGTGCAAATCTATGCAAGTAGTACACGAGAGGGAGCGGATGCCAAAAGACGCGAATTGCTCCAATGGTGGGCTTCCAATAAATCCGGTGCGCCTGTAGTACTTGGAAAGGGAGACTTACCCATTTATGTACCACAACAGCAAGGACTTTATAAAGTTCGGGTAGGAAATTTTATTAACCGACAGGATGCAGACCAAGCCGCCGCATTTTTACGTCGGAAGTTCTCGGATATCTTTATCGTACCCGATACTGTTATTTATTAAGCCTTGAATATGGTTCTGACGCTTGCTTGGTAGCGAAAGTACTGCTTGCCTACACCTTTTTTTGAAATAATTCTTAAGGAAGGTTTTCAAAAAATGACGTAGGGCTTTCTTTTGAAAATCTTACAAAGATTGGTGTATAGATAGGTGTTCACTAATATAACTTATACGCCTTTTTATTCGTCGCAACCCAAATCTCAACATGCGAATATCGGATGAGAAAATAGAAGAGGTACGTACAGCATCTGATATTGTAGAGGTTATTTCCGAATTTGTCTCCTTAAAAAAACGGGGTACACACTTCATTGGCCTTTGCCCATTCCATCAAGAAAAAACGCCTTCCTTTCACGTAAATCCAGCAATGGGGATTTATAAATGTTTTGGATGTGGAAAAGGTGGAGATGTTTATAACTTTCTGATGGATCACGAACACTTGGGGTTTTACGAAAGTATCAAGGTGTTGGCAGCCCGTGCACATATCCATATCCCAGAAGAGGCTTCAGAAGACACCTCGCCGGAAATACGTTTAGAACCCCTGTATCACGCCCTACGGTTTTCTGCAAAGTTTTATTGGGAACAGCTTACAAAAACGGACGAAGGAAAAAAATATGGCCTCAGTTATTTCCGAGAAAGAGGTTTTTTAAACGAAACCATACGGAAGTTTGGACTGGGGTATGCGCCCAATGGATGGGACGGTTTGATCAGGGCCAGTGAAGCGGCACAAATTAAAGTAGAACACCTTGAGCAAGCCGGACTGATTTTGCCTTCGCAACGAGGAGGCCACTACGACCGCTTTCGGGGACGCGCGTTGTTCCCAATTATCTCGCATATCGGAAAAGTCATCGGATTTGGTGGGCGCATTTTGTCGGACGCAAAAGACCAACCC
This genomic interval carries:
- a CDS encoding polyprenyl synthetase family protein — its product is MTALETTQNRTSTHSPLNGKPISMQEIQQPIAADLKAFDRYFQSAMKSSHRLLSLVTRYVLRQKGKRIRPTLVLLAAKTTGETTEATHRSAALVELLHTASLVHDDVVDEADRRRGLFSINALWKNKVAVLFGDFLLSKGLLLSLDYKDYRQLHLLSDAIRRMSEGELLQLEKTRHLDIDEATYLQIISDKTASLIAACLACGAASTTENEDDIQKMKSVGEKLGIAFQIRDDLFDFGTDDVGKPLGIDLQEKKMTLPLIYALKNATTSERKSILNLVRKKKKTHSDISYIQDFVRKQQGISYTRKMMMQYAQEAREMLLTFPESPARDALINLVYYTVARQK
- a CDS encoding DUF445 family protein, with translation MEATPFTPQASDEEKRRQLINMKRMATGLLIVSAVIFVIALNQSGYWWGLVKAIAEASMVGGLADWFAVTALFRHPMGLPIPHTAIISKNKDRIGSALGNFVYKHFLTPALIQTKLTQLNLGQKIGEWLSDGEKTRNVLQALTSGIPNLLDRLNDDHIRTFIHQNVTEELLKTDLAPRLGRLMESMMDSDRFKDLLDFLLINTAEGLDRNKEKIEWWMDENLNWVQRTFLKQVIRRTPGELLHILDDPQHRFRKLIFSGVKDMAVNLQENPEWQLKLSDIKQQLLEREEIRTYLGEIWTTLKSRIKEDLTKDDSQIRLRLQQGAVSLGEAMLRDEDVRTSINRNVELLITEIVTTRGSEVAVFISETVRKWDAQTMVDRVEINIGRDLQFVRINGTIVGGMVGAILYLLTHWF
- a CDS encoding diacylglycerol kinase family lipid kinase produces the protein MQYVFILNPTAGNGFAIKQRPIIEKHLRQKSVSYTIVETTRSGHAEELAYKWANKADVVVAVGGDGTVHEVGCGLIKAGCLATFGVLPLGTGNDYAKVLGMPHKIEPALEILLNAKTHIQADYGRMTIHEPAGKKVVDFINQMGIGFEAQAAYFANGLKMIPGKTLPYLMAVLKTLFFWRFPSVKIWLEDELYFEGRFILADFANGFCTGGGFKLTPNAIADDGLLEVCIFQKASIPRILHVLPKTLTGEHIHLPEVHMSRTRSAVIKSQIPLPVHADGEILSLEASTIEVEILERRLRIISAK
- a CDS encoding SPOR domain-containing protein; the encoded protein is MKLQLKYISLLTLFGSLMACTGPKDPNNGENKGYSGKMSDYENFDAGAYPERSANSNAPVTVTHDVPETLLRKDTQPPVINPTPPVTPPTDPKPPTTGTTRAGFRVQIYASSTREGADAKRRELLQWWASNKSGAPVVLGKGDLPIYVPQQQGLYKVRVGNFINRQDADQAAAFLRRKFSDIFIVPDTVIY
- a CDS encoding ABC transporter substrate-binding protein gives rise to the protein MLPKFFCQLYFYCVLLLLPACEVISDGTDQISRTLGIVPSGADEVSPEAYKRVITLDQGMTDLMYGAGAGGYIVGLSSEERDGMFPDSVSRVGVSPLDIEAIRKLNPDWIIGTQGSESSDSAAKLKDLGFNVRLFSFRNWQDISRTMQELGTYFGTDFRARNATDTLTAQWRSIRSLISVGRPSALFMTGEKALQGYGKESHLNTLIEDAGGYSLTSKLSGGKQVLQPSFITNAPADFMIITPDVAKSLHELIQKHPYIAQTRAYKRKKIYLIASELTIHPSPRYIEGAKEFAQIFFTDLFTPLQ
- a CDS encoding MBL fold metallo-hydrolase codes for the protein MAFLHLLGTGAGYTDAWRTTTMLAFQDKESLIAVDCGGDLLQRLQAANCPLEDLKALFITHEHPDHCGGFPLFMEKRWLAGIHTPIHLYGPEKGLTQTRRAFEVFGLPSWKGMAEIVWHVLPLSEGVAAYEDDTWAITTSPTFHPVPTLGMRVVHKKSLFVTAYSCDTSPCPAVQHLAENADLLVHEANLIEGTLPNVHSSISEATDIAIASKAKRLVLVHVPKGISERHLAKDRLRYPHVEIGEELGAYGLG